The Chroicocephalus ridibundus chromosome 3, bChrRid1.1, whole genome shotgun sequence genome has a segment encoding these proteins:
- the SPMIP3 gene encoding protein SPMIP3 has product MRAFEAYTRRQEFGMLYSARKLREFIGPAPILPSGSVVHSGKDVHGFYPGQLGRVHKAHTSRGAPGPFSKLQPAPVNYEAKTPFQPDFDNSALGNYVRFQKLMEKTTIDWYNQTSYKAAFDLPYHNSSHENKYTPKDPGPRIIWTSTRRRMFSTFQACT; this is encoded by the exons ATGAGAGCCTTCGAAGCGTACACCAGGAGACAG GAATTCGGCATGTTGTACTCCGCAAGGAAACTGAGGGAGTTTATAGGTCCCGCACCAATCCTGCCTTCAGG CTCAGTTGTTCATTCTGGAAAAGATGTCCATGGTTTCTATCCCGGGCAACTAGGACGGGTCCACAAGGCACACACATCCCGCGGAGCTCCAGG ACCTTTCAGCAAACTGCAACCAGCTCCAGTAAACTATGAAGCCAAAACTCCATTCCAACCTGACTTTGACAATTCAGCTCTCGGGAATTACGTGCGTTTTCAAAAACTAATGGAAAAGACCACCATCGACTGGTACAATCAAACTTCGTACAAAGCAGCATTTGACTTGCCGTATCACAACTCAA GTCACGAGAATAAATATACACCTAAGGATCCCGGACCACGTATTATCTGGACAAGTACTCGTAGAAGGATGTTTTCAACTTTCCAGGCCTGCACTTGA